In Symmachiella dynata, the following are encoded in one genomic region:
- the rsmD gene encoding 16S rRNA (guanine(966)-N(2))-methyltransferase RsmD — MRIISGKYRRRKLLANPGQTTRPIIDRVKVALFDRLEEKLQGAAVADIFAGTGSFGLEALSRGGRLAVFIEQDHRAWELLKQNVESLKAEEETLCWRTNALRSSFKPKGLNDWSPYDIVFFDPPYRFMEGADETSEPYKALTRLARADVTADDALLVIRTGGKAEFAVPPEWTLQECLKPSSMALHFYVKTTDPPAPGTAQE, encoded by the coding sequence ATGCGCATTATTTCCGGAAAGTACCGTCGTCGTAAATTGCTCGCTAATCCCGGTCAAACCACCCGCCCGATCATTGATCGGGTCAAAGTGGCCTTGTTTGATCGCCTAGAAGAAAAGCTTCAAGGCGCAGCGGTCGCCGATATTTTCGCAGGGACCGGTAGTTTTGGTTTGGAGGCCCTCAGTCGCGGCGGGCGGCTAGCGGTCTTTATTGAGCAGGACCATCGCGCCTGGGAATTGCTCAAGCAAAATGTCGAGTCGCTCAAGGCCGAAGAAGAGACGCTCTGTTGGCGCACCAATGCGTTACGGTCCTCCTTCAAACCCAAAGGGCTGAACGATTGGAGCCCTTACGACATTGTTTTCTTCGATCCCCCGTACCGATTCATGGAAGGGGCCGACGAAACCTCCGAGCCTTACAAGGCGCTCACGCGCTTAGCCCGCGCCGATGTCACAGCCGACGATGCGTTGCTGGTCATCCGCACTGGGGGCAAGGCTGAATTTGCTGTCCCCCCGGAATGGACGCTTCAGGAATGCCTTAAGCCGTCCAGTATGGCTTTGCACTTCTACGTGAAAACGACTGATCCCCCGGCTCCCGGCACCGCCCAGGAGTAA
- a CDS encoding SDR family NAD(P)-dependent oxidoreductase, whose product MSIWDRLRLDGRKLFITGGSRGLGREMALAIAEAGADVVLVGRDAESLERTAEDIRGFGRNAHTIIGDIGQPEQAEQICRDALAEHGPFEILINNVGGRRINVPTEELPLDDWQTILDLNLTSTFLCTKIIGGAMLKLPGGGRVINNASISGMIASRNIGGRSYEASKAAVIAFTRATAADWAPQGVTVNAICPGGFMTEPNQRWAKDNPSVIESFEAAIPAGKFGDPEDLGPLAVYLASDASRYMTGATLVIDGGYTLW is encoded by the coding sequence ATGAGCATTTGGGATCGATTGCGGTTAGATGGGCGGAAGCTCTTCATCACCGGCGGGAGCCGCGGATTGGGCCGGGAAATGGCGCTGGCCATCGCCGAAGCAGGTGCCGATGTCGTGCTCGTTGGCCGCGATGCGGAGAGTTTAGAACGAACAGCTGAGGATATTCGCGGATTCGGACGCAACGCGCACACGATCATCGGCGACATCGGGCAACCGGAACAGGCGGAACAAATTTGCCGCGATGCTCTCGCCGAACATGGTCCATTTGAGATTCTGATCAACAACGTGGGCGGGCGGCGGATCAATGTCCCGACCGAGGAATTGCCGCTGGATGATTGGCAGACGATTCTCGATTTGAATCTCACCAGCACGTTCCTCTGCACAAAAATCATTGGCGGGGCGATGCTCAAATTGCCCGGCGGTGGACGGGTGATTAACAACGCGTCTATTTCAGGCATGATTGCCAGCCGCAACATCGGTGGCCGCAGCTACGAAGCCTCCAAGGCGGCGGTGATTGCTTTCACGCGGGCGACAGCCGCCGATTGGGCGCCGCAGGGCGTGACGGTCAATGCGATCTGTCCCGGCGGATTTATGACCGAACCCAACCAGCGCTGGGCCAAGGACAATCCCTCGGTCATCGAGTCCTTCGAGGCAGCGATTCCCGCGGGGAAATTCGGCGACCCGGAAGACCTGGGACCGTTGGCGGTCTATCTCGCCTCAGACGCTTCACGTTACATGACCGGGGCGACCTTGGTCATCGACGGCGGATATACGTTGTGGTAA
- a CDS encoding NIPSNAP family protein, with translation MKSSYRLAACGFAILAALVATTRFTTSNDSHADEPAESRIFELRTYTTNPGKLPALHARFRDHTMKLFEKHGMKNVAYWTPSDEKLADNTLIYVVSHASPEAAKASWKGFISDPQWKEAYAESIADGKLVKKVESVYMTPTDFSPMKK, from the coding sequence ATGAAATCCTCCTACCGATTGGCCGCCTGCGGCTTCGCGATCCTTGCGGCACTGGTCGCCACCACACGATTCACCACAAGCAACGACAGCCATGCCGACGAACCGGCCGAGAGTCGTATTTTTGAATTGCGGACCTATACCACTAACCCGGGAAAGCTGCCCGCACTGCACGCGCGGTTTCGCGACCACACAATGAAACTGTTCGAAAAGCACGGCATGAAAAATGTCGCCTACTGGACGCCAAGCGATGAAAAACTGGCCGACAATACGTTGATCTACGTCGTCTCCCACGCCAGCCCCGAAGCGGCCAAGGCATCCTGGAAGGGTTTCATCAGCGATCCGCAATGGAAAGAGGCATACGCCGAATCGATCGCCGATGGCAAACTCGTCAAAAAGGTCGAGAGCGTGTACATGACACCGACTGATTTTTCTCCGATGAAGAAGTGA
- the mtnA gene encoding S-methyl-5-thioribose-1-phosphate isomerase codes for MATTNPTDIPRTLSWQGETTGCLRMIDQTLLPMELREIDCDSVEQVWEAIRALRVRGAPAIGVAAAYGVVLGVRSAASGSRDEFDAALDKTATYLASSRPTAVNLFWALDRMRQFAGGHPEASPSELTALLLDEARRIDDEDRAMCAAIGRVGAELLSDGDAVLTHCNAGGLATAGDGTALSVFFAAAAAGKKIEVYVDETRPLLQGARLTQWELMQRNIPATLICDSMAGWVMKQGRVQAVVTGADRIAANGDAANKIGTYSVATLAKAHGIPFYVAAPTSTFDLALPDGSQIPIEERAAEEITHGFGRQTAPDNAQVFNPAFDVTDAALIQAIFTERGVIRPVTTENVRKMVGSSAADN; via the coding sequence ATGGCAACGACGAACCCCACCGACATCCCGCGCACGCTTTCCTGGCAAGGGGAGACGACTGGTTGTCTGCGGATGATTGACCAAACATTACTGCCGATGGAGTTGCGCGAAATCGATTGCGACTCCGTCGAGCAGGTTTGGGAAGCGATCCGCGCACTGCGCGTCCGCGGCGCCCCGGCCATCGGCGTCGCAGCGGCCTACGGCGTGGTGCTGGGCGTGCGCAGCGCAGCGTCCGGTTCGCGTGATGAATTCGATGCGGCACTCGACAAGACAGCCACATACCTCGCCAGCAGTCGGCCGACGGCGGTTAATCTGTTTTGGGCGCTCGACCGCATGCGGCAGTTCGCCGGTGGACATCCGGAGGCGTCACCGTCAGAGTTGACGGCGCTGTTGTTGGACGAAGCGCGGCGGATCGATGATGAAGACCGCGCCATGTGCGCCGCAATCGGACGCGTCGGTGCGGAGTTGCTCAGCGATGGCGATGCGGTGCTGACCCATTGCAATGCGGGTGGATTGGCGACCGCCGGTGACGGAACGGCCCTCTCGGTTTTCTTTGCTGCCGCCGCGGCTGGCAAAAAGATCGAAGTCTATGTCGACGAGACCCGCCCGTTGTTGCAAGGCGCGCGGCTGACCCAATGGGAATTGATGCAGCGGAACATTCCAGCAACGTTGATCTGCGATTCAATGGCCGGCTGGGTCATGAAGCAAGGCCGCGTGCAAGCTGTTGTGACCGGAGCGGATCGTATTGCCGCCAATGGCGATGCCGCGAATAAAATCGGCACGTACTCTGTTGCCACGTTGGCCAAAGCGCATGGCATTCCGTTTTATGTCGCTGCTCCGACCAGCACATTCGACCTTGCGCTGCCTGACGGCTCGCAGATCCCGATCGAAGAACGGGCTGCGGAGGAGATTACGCATGGTTTCGGCCGGCAAACCGCGCCCGACAATGCCCAGGTGTTTAATCCGGCCTTCGACGTAACCGACGCGGCGCTCATCCAAGCAATTTTCACCGAGCGGGGAGTCATACGTCCTGTGACGACGGAAAATGTGCGCAAAATGGTCGGCAGTTCCGCCGCGGACAATTGA
- a CDS encoding ATP-dependent DNA helicase encodes MSASVSSASILGPDGRIAARLTDYEHRPEQLEMAEAAEHAIRERSHLIVEAGTGVGKSFAYLVPAILHATAAQGATPNKSDKKPIIISTNTISLQEQLILRDIPFLNAVLPVEFSAVLVKGRSNYISLRRMNGAIDRAKTVFSQSEETEQLAQIAEWSQETGDGSKSDLRFRPLPKVWDEIQSEHGNCLGKRCPTYDACFYYKARRRVWNADILVVNHALFFSDLALRREGAKVLPDYDVVILDEAHSVEGVAGAHLGMTISSGQFEYLLNKLYNDRTQKGLLVPHGLTAAQKLVVHLRHVVGDFFDALKDWLRLHGNSNGRLRTPPDVINEVNGPLRELAGSIAVHAEKLKREEEKVELTAAANRCVTLADGLSNWLHQTMPDSVYWTEYMSGRRERVTLYCAPIEVAATLQKELFDKTPTVILTSATLAVAGKDFNFTKLRLGVGNSFENKLGSPFDYRQNVQLILPKSMPDPGGSPSEYEAAVCEKIKKYVAQTEGRAFVLFTSYGMLRNCAARLQYWFSDNSFGLYQQGEGMPTSLMLERFRKDERGVIFGTDSFWQGVDVPGDALQNVIIAKLPFSVPDHPLLEARIEAIKSRGGNAFMEYQVPEAIIKLKQGFGRLIRRKTDHGQVVILDPRVRTKQYGRMFLSSLPDCQVVIDDE; translated from the coding sequence ATGTCCGCTAGTGTGAGCAGTGCATCGATTCTCGGTCCCGACGGTCGCATTGCCGCGCGGTTGACTGACTATGAGCATCGGCCCGAACAATTGGAAATGGCCGAAGCGGCCGAACACGCGATTCGTGAACGGTCGCATCTAATTGTCGAAGCGGGAACGGGCGTGGGGAAGAGCTTCGCCTATCTCGTCCCGGCGATTCTACATGCCACTGCTGCTCAAGGAGCCACGCCCAACAAGAGCGACAAAAAGCCGATCATCATCTCCACCAACACGATCAGCTTGCAAGAACAGCTCATCCTCCGCGACATCCCATTTCTCAACGCGGTGCTGCCGGTCGAATTCTCCGCTGTGTTGGTCAAAGGACGGTCGAATTACATCAGTTTGCGGCGGATGAATGGCGCCATCGATCGTGCGAAAACGGTCTTTTCCCAGTCCGAAGAGACCGAGCAATTGGCGCAAATCGCTGAGTGGTCGCAAGAAACGGGCGACGGCAGTAAGTCGGATTTACGGTTCCGCCCGCTGCCCAAGGTTTGGGATGAAATCCAAAGCGAGCATGGCAACTGCCTCGGCAAACGCTGCCCGACTTACGATGCTTGCTTTTACTACAAAGCCCGTCGCCGCGTGTGGAACGCAGATATCTTAGTTGTGAACCATGCGCTGTTCTTCTCCGACTTGGCCCTCCGTCGCGAAGGGGCCAAGGTGTTGCCCGATTATGATGTTGTGATTTTGGACGAAGCTCACAGTGTCGAAGGGGTGGCGGGCGCGCATTTGGGGATGACCATCTCTAGTGGACAATTCGAATATCTGCTCAACAAGCTCTACAACGACCGGACGCAAAAAGGGCTGCTCGTTCCGCACGGTCTGACCGCAGCACAGAAACTGGTGGTTCATTTGCGGCATGTGGTGGGCGATTTCTTCGATGCGTTGAAGGATTGGTTGCGCCTGCACGGCAACTCCAACGGTCGCTTGCGCACGCCACCGGATGTGATCAACGAAGTCAACGGTCCGTTGCGGGAATTGGCCGGCAGTATTGCCGTGCATGCGGAAAAACTCAAACGCGAAGAAGAGAAGGTCGAACTGACCGCCGCGGCCAATCGTTGCGTGACATTGGCCGACGGCTTGAGCAATTGGCTGCACCAAACGATGCCCGATTCGGTCTATTGGACGGAGTACATGAGCGGACGCCGCGAGCGGGTGACTTTGTATTGCGCGCCGATTGAAGTGGCGGCGACGCTGCAAAAGGAACTGTTCGATAAGACGCCGACCGTGATTTTAACCAGTGCGACGTTGGCTGTGGCGGGGAAGGATTTTAATTTCACCAAACTGCGCTTGGGTGTCGGCAACAGTTTTGAGAACAAACTAGGCAGCCCGTTTGACTACCGCCAGAACGTGCAATTGATTTTGCCGAAATCGATGCCCGACCCGGGCGGGTCGCCGTCGGAGTACGAAGCGGCGGTGTGTGAGAAGATTAAAAAATACGTCGCGCAAACCGAAGGCCGGGCGTTTGTGTTGTTCACCAGTTACGGCATGCTCCGCAACTGTGCCGCACGTTTGCAGTATTGGTTCTCCGACAATAGCTTCGGACTGTACCAACAAGGGGAGGGGATGCCGACGTCGCTGATGTTGGAGCGATTCCGTAAAGACGAGCGGGGAGTGATCTTCGGCACGGATAGTTTTTGGCAAGGCGTGGATGTGCCGGGAGATGCACTGCAAAATGTGATCATCGCCAAATTGCCCTTCAGCGTACCCGACCATCCGCTGTTGGAAGCTCGCATCGAAGCCATCAAGTCCCGCGGCGGAAATGCCTTTATGGAATATCAAGTCCCCGAGGCGATCATCAAACTCAAACAAGGCTTCGGCCGCTTGATCCGCCGCAAAACCGATCACGGCCAAGTGGTGATCCTCGACCCCCGCGTCCGCACCAAACAATACGGCCGCATGTTCCTCAGCAGCTTGCCCGATTGCCAAGTCGTGATTGATGATGAATAA